From the Roseibium sp. HPY-6 genome, one window contains:
- a CDS encoding ABC transporter permease, producing MSDATSNSLQVKSNDGALAHVAYVLKSNPVTMLAFSMFAILIVAAVFGPSLVPYDPLASNAANALQPPSLSHWFGTDNLGRDVFSRVIVATRLDLAISVAAVALSFAIGSVLGSIAGYWGGWIDAVLNRLFDTIMAFPLFVLAMGIVAALGNTVENIVYATAVINIPFYARLVRAEVNIRRESGFALAAKLSGNSDIRVLALHIFPNALPPMMVQVSLNLGWAILNAAGLSFIGLGVRPPTAEWGIMVAEGANFIVSGEWWLAFFPGFALMFAVFTFNLMGDGLRDIVDPRQRT from the coding sequence ATGAGCGACGCCACTTCCAATTCGCTGCAGGTGAAGAGCAACGACGGCGCGTTGGCACACGTTGCCTATGTGCTTAAATCCAACCCGGTGACGATGCTCGCGTTTTCGATGTTCGCGATCCTTATCGTTGCCGCAGTGTTCGGCCCCTCGCTTGTGCCATACGACCCATTGGCTTCCAACGCGGCAAACGCCTTGCAGCCGCCCTCGCTTTCGCACTGGTTCGGCACGGACAATCTTGGGCGGGACGTGTTCAGCCGCGTTATCGTGGCAACGCGGCTCGACCTCGCCATCTCCGTGGCCGCGGTAGCGCTGTCCTTTGCCATTGGCTCTGTTCTCGGCAGCATCGCAGGGTATTGGGGCGGCTGGATTGATGCCGTTCTGAACCGCTTGTTCGACACGATCATGGCGTTTCCGCTCTTCGTCCTTGCCATGGGCATTGTGGCGGCCCTCGGCAATACGGTCGAGAACATTGTCTATGCGACAGCCGTGATCAACATACCGTTCTACGCGCGGCTGGTGCGCGCCGAAGTCAATATCCGCCGGGAGTCCGGATTTGCGCTGGCGGCAAAACTATCCGGCAATTCCGACATCCGCGTGCTGGCGCTGCATATCTTCCCGAATGCACTGCCGCCGATGATGGTGCAGGTCTCCTTGAACCTTGGATGGGCAATCCTCAACGCAGCCGGTCTGAGTTTTATCGGGCTTGGCGTGCGCCCGCCAACGGCCGAGTGGGGGATCATGGTTGCCGAGGGCGCGAACTTCATCGTATCGGGTGAATGGTGGCTGGCATTCTTTCCGGGGTTTGCACTGATGTTTGCAGTCTTCACGTTCAATCTCATGGGCGACGGTTTGCGTGATATCGTTGATCCACGACAACGCACATGA
- a CDS encoding LysR family transcriptional regulator, translated as MRHLQTLKLIDAVTKAGSIRKAAEDMHITSSALNRRILGFEEEFGATIFERLHGGVRLNPAGELLIQHIRGQMADLDRVRSQVADLSGLRRGHVSIACSQAIQPYFMPAQIAAYRAEYPDVSFSVHVRDRDAAEADLRAFESDLALVFEPVHIGDIDILLAVEQPVYAVMEKNHPLAMKKKLRLRDCLGYAHVVPPKRIGIRYLLDLAVASMSQKMEPIAEADSFEFMRHYVQHEQAVGFQFPIGLNISGDDRLVFRPLPKEDVPYGTLALMQMRGRTLSVASARFANQLATVLSSLRNDLE; from the coding sequence ATGAGACATCTTCAGACGCTCAAGCTGATCGATGCGGTGACCAAGGCCGGGTCTATCCGCAAGGCAGCGGAAGACATGCACATCACGTCATCGGCGCTCAATCGCCGTATCTTGGGCTTCGAAGAAGAATTCGGTGCAACGATTTTCGAGAGGCTGCACGGCGGTGTTCGTCTCAATCCGGCCGGTGAGCTGCTGATCCAGCATATCCGCGGCCAAATGGCTGATCTGGATCGGGTTCGCAGCCAGGTCGCGGACCTTTCCGGCCTGCGCCGAGGACATGTCAGCATCGCTTGTTCGCAGGCGATTCAGCCGTATTTCATGCCGGCGCAGATTGCGGCTTACCGAGCTGAATATCCAGACGTGTCGTTTTCCGTGCATGTCCGGGACAGGGATGCAGCAGAAGCGGATCTCCGGGCATTTGAAAGCGATCTGGCGCTTGTATTTGAACCGGTTCACATCGGCGACATCGACATACTTCTGGCCGTGGAACAACCTGTTTACGCCGTCATGGAAAAGAACCATCCATTGGCGATGAAAAAGAAGCTGCGCCTGCGCGACTGTCTCGGATATGCCCACGTGGTCCCGCCAAAACGCATCGGTATCCGGTACCTGCTCGATCTTGCCGTCGCCAGTATGAGCCAGAAGATGGAACCCATCGCAGAGGCTGATTCCTTCGAGTTCATGCGCCACTATGTGCAGCACGAACAAGCGGTCGGATTTCAGTTTCCCATCGGGCTCAATATCTCGGGAGACGACCGCCTGGTGTTCAGGCCGTTACCTAAGGAAGACGTACCCTATGGAACGCTGGCGCTGATGCAGATGCGCGGCCGGACGCTGTCGGTTGCCTCTGCCCGCTTTGCCAACCAATTGGCAACCGTGCTCAGCAGTCTAAGGAACGACCTGGAATGA
- a CDS encoding ABC transporter permease, with protein sequence MSGRLATVGYRIAHAIPVILGVVVVSFLLTRALPGDPAVYFAGPAADEASIAQIRTALGLDKSLPEQFFVYAGDVLSGDLGQSISTGQPVLSDLANRLPASLELTLTALLLSCAIAIPLGVLAATRPGTAIDHLCRVLVTAGVSLPTFFTGVVLIYVFYYLLGIAPSPLGRLDFIYIEPDHVTGFYLIDAAIAGDWETWAGALKQLILPAITLALFTLAPLARMTRAAMLSALSSDYIRTARAAGLTENKVLFTYAFRNALLPVITTLGMVFSFTLGANVLVEKVFAWPGIGSYAVEALVVSDYAAVQGFVLAMALLFVALNLIIDIAYTLIDPRIGFESR encoded by the coding sequence ATGAGCGGGCGTCTTGCCACGGTTGGTTACAGGATCGCACATGCCATTCCCGTGATCCTGGGGGTTGTTGTGGTCAGCTTTTTGCTGACCCGCGCCCTTCCTGGCGATCCGGCGGTGTATTTCGCCGGGCCAGCCGCCGATGAAGCTTCCATTGCCCAGATCCGCACGGCGCTCGGGCTCGATAAGTCATTGCCGGAGCAGTTTTTCGTCTATGCCGGGGATGTCCTTTCCGGTGATCTGGGACAGTCGATATCGACCGGCCAGCCGGTTCTGTCCGACCTTGCAAATCGGTTGCCGGCATCGCTTGAACTGACCCTGACGGCCCTGCTTCTGTCATGTGCCATCGCAATCCCGCTTGGGGTCCTCGCGGCAACCCGGCCAGGAACCGCTATCGACCATTTGTGCAGGGTTTTGGTGACTGCCGGCGTCTCTTTGCCTACGTTTTTTACAGGTGTCGTGCTGATCTATGTTTTCTACTACCTGCTCGGTATTGCACCGTCTCCACTCGGGCGTCTTGATTTCATCTATATCGAGCCTGATCACGTGACTGGTTTCTATCTGATCGACGCGGCTATCGCTGGTGATTGGGAAACCTGGGCCGGAGCCTTGAAACAACTCATTCTTCCGGCGATCACACTTGCCCTGTTTACGCTGGCACCGCTCGCCCGAATGACCCGCGCTGCAATGCTGTCCGCGCTCTCTTCGGATTACATCCGCACGGCTCGTGCCGCAGGACTGACTGAAAACAAGGTCCTTTTCACCTATGCATTCCGGAACGCACTCCTGCCGGTGATTACCACGCTCGGTATGGTCTTTTCATTCACCCTCGGTGCCAATGTGCTGGTCGAAAAGGTGTTTGCCTGGCCTGGCATCGGTTCATATGCGGTCGAAGCCCTCGTCGTTTCCGACTACGCGGCGGTACAGGGCTTCGTGCTTGCGATGGCTCTGTTGTTCGTCGCGCTCAATCTCATCATCGATATCGCCTACACGCTGATCGACCCGCGCATAGGATTTGAATCAAGATGA
- a CDS encoding BMP family ABC transporter substrate-binding protein — protein sequence MSKFEISRRSLLQSSAAGLTLLSSAGLSRLAHASNLTVGIVYVGPRDDFGWNQAHAVAASALKEVPGVTVVEEENVPETIAVQKSMESMINLDGANMIFATSFGYYKPFVLDLAAKYTDVEFRHAAPLWTDADPKNAGSYFGYLDQAHYVDGVAAGLSTTSNKLGFVAAKPIGTVLRNINSFLIGARKVNPDATVQVIFTGEWSMPVREAEAANALVDAGCDVLTCHVDGPKVVIETAEARGIKCCGHNASQAPLAPNGFITGAEYKWETIYKMFAADLGAGEPLPNFTGGGFDVDFVQNTPYGAGATEKAIAAADAARADVKAGKPIFVGPINKQDGSPLLAAGASFDNYEPSLDQTDYLIEGVTGSIT from the coding sequence ATGTCGAAATTTGAAATTTCCCGCCGCTCCCTTCTGCAATCTTCTGCCGCTGGTCTGACGCTGCTGTCGTCAGCCGGGTTGTCCCGGCTGGCCCATGCCTCGAACTTGACCGTAGGCATCGTTTACGTTGGACCGCGCGATGACTTCGGATGGAACCAGGCCCATGCCGTCGCTGCGAGTGCGCTGAAGGAAGTGCCCGGCGTGACCGTCGTCGAAGAGGAAAATGTGCCAGAGACGATTGCCGTTCAGAAGTCGATGGAATCGATGATCAATCTGGACGGAGCAAACATGATCTTTGCGACGTCGTTCGGCTATTACAAGCCCTTCGTCCTGGACCTTGCCGCAAAATACACCGACGTGGAGTTCCGGCACGCCGCTCCTCTTTGGACCGACGCGGATCCGAAAAATGCGGGCAGCTATTTCGGTTACCTCGACCAGGCGCACTATGTCGATGGTGTCGCTGCAGGCCTGTCAACAACGAGCAACAAGCTCGGCTTCGTCGCGGCCAAGCCGATCGGCACCGTGCTGCGCAACATAAACTCCTTCCTGATTGGCGCCAGGAAGGTCAATCCGGACGCGACGGTGCAGGTGATCTTTACGGGTGAGTGGTCTATGCCGGTGCGTGAAGCGGAAGCTGCAAACGCCCTCGTTGATGCGGGATGTGATGTCCTGACCTGTCATGTGGACGGTCCTAAGGTCGTGATCGAAACCGCGGAGGCCCGCGGCATCAAGTGCTGCGGTCACAATGCCTCCCAGGCACCGCTGGCACCGAACGGCTTCATCACCGGTGCCGAATACAAGTGGGAAACGATCTACAAGATGTTCGCGGCTGATCTCGGCGCGGGAGAACCCCTGCCGAACTTCACCGGCGGCGGCTTTGATGTCGACTTCGTGCAGAACACGCCCTATGGCGCCGGTGCAACGGAAAAGGCCATCGCCGCTGCGGACGCTGCGCGTGCTGACGTCAAGGCAGGAAAGCCGATCTTTGTGGGGCCGATCAACAAACAGGATGGCTCGCCGCTTCTTGCTGCCGGAGCGAGCTTCGACAACTACGAACCGTCGCTCGACCAGACCGACTATCTGATCGAAGGCGTCACGGGTTCCATTACCTGA
- a CDS encoding ABC transporter ATP-binding protein, whose translation MSLLSLKDLKVDFRTRKGTVNAVRSVSLEVGKGEIVGIVGESGSGKSVTSYALMRLLDKGGSISGGDLAYGGIDLKSAKESTMRDLRGREISMIFQNPRAALNPIRKVGHQIEDVLRRHAKATRANARAEAIKALKAVRINDAENRYEAYPFELSGGMCQRIVIAIALACDPKLLIADEPTTGLDITTQKAVMDLIADLIDERTMSAMVITHDLGLAAQYCSRIIVMKDGEVVEEGSAQQLFSAPEHPYTQKLVDATPRAGVSVRELLLPELRTPMPTVEIAETPLLEIRDLYKTYKGKSGPVHAVNGISFSVKKGQSVGLVGESGCGKSTTSSMLVRLLDSTQGQILFKGDDLAAIPAKQFARDPRRASIQMVFQDATDSFNPRHTARQIIGEPLARLSSLNRSARKARIDELADLVGLPVALLDRFPHQLSGGQKARVGIARAIALEPEFLVLDEPTAALDVSIQAIVLNLLVDLRAKLGISYLFVSHDLNVVRLLCDEVIVMQAGEIVESGPADRIMSSPDHPYTRTLLEAAPHPPVLSSSAAKAAE comes from the coding sequence ATGAGCTTGTTATCGCTCAAAGACCTGAAAGTTGACTTCAGAACGCGCAAGGGCACCGTCAATGCGGTGCGGAGTGTTTCGCTGGAAGTCGGCAAAGGCGAAATCGTGGGCATTGTCGGCGAGTCGGGCTCTGGCAAGTCTGTCACGTCCTATGCGCTGATGCGGCTCCTCGACAAGGGCGGTTCAATTTCTGGCGGAGATCTCGCCTATGGCGGCATCGATCTGAAATCTGCGAAAGAAAGCACGATGCGGGATCTGCGGGGTCGTGAGATCTCCATGATCTTCCAGAACCCCAGAGCAGCGCTCAATCCCATCAGGAAGGTCGGACACCAGATCGAGGACGTTTTGCGGCGCCATGCCAAGGCGACCCGCGCCAATGCAAGGGCCGAAGCAATCAAGGCCCTGAAGGCCGTGCGCATCAACGATGCCGAGAACCGGTATGAGGCTTACCCTTTTGAGCTGTCCGGGGGCATGTGCCAGCGGATTGTCATTGCGATTGCGCTTGCCTGCGATCCGAAGCTTCTGATTGCTGATGAGCCGACGACCGGTCTCGATATCACGACGCAAAAAGCTGTCATGGACCTGATCGCGGATCTGATCGACGAGCGCACTATGAGCGCGATGGTGATCACGCATGACCTTGGTTTGGCTGCGCAGTATTGCAGCCGGATAATTGTGATGAAGGATGGCGAGGTGGTGGAGGAGGGAAGTGCGCAGCAACTGTTTTCAGCGCCTGAGCATCCCTATACGCAGAAGCTTGTCGATGCGACACCACGGGCCGGTGTCTCCGTTCGCGAGTTGCTCTTGCCGGAGTTGCGTACACCGATGCCGACAGTAGAAATCGCAGAAACACCCCTGCTTGAAATTCGAGACCTTTACAAGACCTACAAGGGCAAGTCCGGCCCGGTCCATGCCGTCAACGGCATATCATTTTCGGTGAAAAAAGGGCAGAGCGTCGGCCTTGTCGGAGAATCCGGCTGCGGCAAATCCACAACGTCATCGATGCTTGTGCGTCTGCTTGATTCCACTCAAGGGCAGATCCTTTTCAAGGGAGACGATCTGGCGGCTATACCGGCGAAACAGTTCGCGCGCGATCCCCGGCGCGCGTCCATTCAGATGGTGTTCCAGGACGCAACCGACAGCTTTAACCCGAGGCACACAGCACGCCAGATCATCGGGGAACCCCTCGCACGCCTCTCGTCGTTGAACAGATCAGCGAGAAAGGCCCGCATAGATGAGCTGGCGGACCTCGTCGGGCTTCCGGTCGCTTTGCTGGACCGCTTTCCGCATCAGCTTTCCGGGGGACAGAAGGCGCGTGTCGGAATTGCCAGAGCCATAGCGCTCGAGCCTGAATTTCTCGTCCTGGATGAACCAACGGCGGCGCTTGACGTTTCCATTCAGGCCATCGTCCTGAATCTGCTGGTCGATTTAAGGGCCAAGCTCGGGATCAGCTACCTTTTTGTCAGTCACGACCTGAATGTTGTGCGTTTGCTTTGCGACGAGGTGATTGTCATGCAGGCGGGCGAGATCGTTGAAAGCGGTCCGGCCGACCGGATCATGTCATCGCCGGACCATCCCTATACGCGCACGTTGCTCGAAGCTGCGCCGCATCCACCCGTTTTGTCGTCCTCGGCTGCGAAAGCAGCAGAATAG
- a CDS encoding ABC transporter substrate-binding protein yields MTYNSSRRGFLKGAGATVLGASVLPFLKVLPASAAGNDVVVAVTGQTINSLDIHRTGTNRPSYQVAVNVYDRLVSFGTKTLEDGSLSYDYSVIEPEIAESWEFTDDGMAIVFKLRPDGKFQDGSPITAADVKWSFDRAVSVGGFPTVQMKAGSLEKPEQFEAVDDLTFKINLLRKSKLTLPDLAVPVPMIINSKVAIANATDEDPWAMEYLHKNPSGSGAFKVASWKPGEQLVYERNDDWTSGPLPSVKRVVLREVPSPATRRALLERGDVNMSFNMPNKDAKELSETEDITIATTPIENAIYCLCPNLSFEPFKDKKVRQAIAWSVPYEEVFQTAAYGRGAPMWGGASATPADMAWPQKFPYSTDLDKAKALLEEAGHGSGFEVPLSISLSQTDWMEPAALLIQENLAKIGIKATIEKIPGANWRTASLVEKRLPLHLETFGGWLNYPCYYFFWAYLEGHLFNSSNYRNEEIETLTGETLHMNVDDPDYAPKIKRMIEIVWDEVPRIALWQPALNVGTRELSGYEYWFHRQLDVRGLAKS; encoded by the coding sequence ATGACCTATAATTCATCACGCCGCGGGTTCTTGAAGGGCGCCGGCGCAACAGTGCTCGGAGCGTCGGTTTTACCGTTTTTGAAAGTCCTGCCGGCGTCCGCAGCCGGCAATGACGTTGTAGTGGCCGTTACCGGACAGACGATCAATAGTCTCGACATTCATCGCACGGGAACGAACAGGCCAAGCTATCAGGTGGCTGTTAACGTCTATGACCGCCTTGTGAGCTTCGGTACCAAGACGCTTGAGGATGGCAGTCTGTCTTATGACTACTCCGTGATTGAGCCCGAGATCGCTGAAAGCTGGGAGTTCACCGATGACGGGATGGCCATCGTTTTCAAGCTGCGCCCCGATGGAAAGTTTCAGGACGGTTCGCCGATAACGGCGGCAGATGTGAAGTGGTCGTTCGACAGGGCGGTCAGTGTCGGTGGTTTTCCGACGGTACAGATGAAGGCAGGATCGCTAGAAAAACCCGAGCAGTTCGAAGCGGTTGACGACCTGACCTTCAAGATCAATCTCCTGCGCAAGTCCAAGCTGACTTTGCCAGACCTTGCCGTTCCGGTGCCCATGATTATCAACTCGAAGGTCGCAATAGCGAATGCGACAGACGAAGATCCCTGGGCAATGGAATACCTGCACAAGAACCCTTCAGGCTCTGGTGCGTTCAAGGTCGCATCGTGGAAGCCGGGCGAACAGCTCGTCTATGAGCGCAATGATGATTGGACATCCGGCCCACTGCCTTCCGTCAAACGTGTCGTTTTGAGGGAAGTTCCAAGCCCGGCCACACGGCGTGCGCTTCTGGAGCGCGGCGACGTCAACATGTCCTTCAACATGCCGAACAAAGACGCCAAGGAGTTGTCCGAAACCGAAGACATCACGATTGCAACGACACCGATTGAAAACGCTATCTACTGCCTGTGTCCGAACCTGTCGTTCGAGCCCTTTAAGGACAAAAAGGTGCGTCAGGCGATCGCGTGGTCCGTGCCCTATGAGGAGGTGTTCCAGACGGCTGCCTATGGCCGGGGCGCTCCCATGTGGGGAGGCGCTTCCGCGACACCGGCAGACATGGCCTGGCCGCAGAAGTTCCCCTATTCGACGGATCTCGACAAGGCGAAGGCTCTTCTGGAGGAAGCTGGTCACGGATCCGGTTTCGAAGTTCCGCTATCGATTTCGCTCAGTCAGACCGACTGGATGGAACCGGCTGCACTCCTGATCCAGGAAAATCTCGCCAAGATCGGCATCAAGGCGACGATCGAGAAGATCCCGGGCGCTAACTGGCGCACCGCCTCGCTTGTTGAAAAACGACTACCGCTTCATTTGGAAACGTTTGGCGGGTGGTTGAATTACCCCTGCTACTATTTCTTCTGGGCGTATCTGGAAGGCCATCTGTTTAATTCCTCGAATTATCGCAACGAGGAAATTGAAACGCTTACCGGTGAAACACTGCATATGAATGTGGACGATCCGGACTACGCGCCCAAGATCAAGCGGATGATCGAGATCGTGTGGGATGAAGTGCCGCGCATCGCGCTCTGGCAGCCGGCACTGAATGTCGGCACACGCGAACTCTCCGGCTACGAGTACTGGTTCCATCGCCAGCTCGATGTGCGCGGTCTGGCAAAGAGCTGA
- a CDS encoding ABC transporter permease, protein MADTTETSGVRMQSGTSFELVDRLRRSSEFFVIPFLALVVSGLLFSVFLLTLGKSPVEFFSLVWRGGFGTSFSWQNTLVRAAPLVFTALCVAIPARLGLVIIGGEGALVLGGFAAASIAIPMVGWAPSFLMLLVMFLAATIAGGVWIGLVGALRHYRGVNETIASLLMFYIAVSILNFFVEGALRDPSDPNKPSTKPIGSENMIGAIPGTDVHWGLLVGILLCIALFLVMNRTTFGFAAQIAGGNLRAAQAQGLPVGKLMVVACMIAGASAGIAGFFEVAAIHGKANASLIAGYGFTGILVSFLARHNPLVIVPVAIFLGGIAASGGLVQRRMDLPDATVLVLQGLLFIVILVSETFYGRFQIFRPKGEAA, encoded by the coding sequence ATGGCGGATACGACGGAAACCTCAGGCGTTCGAATGCAATCCGGAACGTCCTTTGAACTGGTGGACCGTCTTCGAAGATCGTCTGAGTTTTTCGTCATTCCGTTTTTGGCTTTAGTCGTTTCCGGTCTCCTGTTTTCAGTCTTTCTCCTGACGCTTGGCAAGTCGCCTGTAGAATTTTTCTCTCTCGTCTGGAGAGGCGGTTTCGGAACCAGTTTTTCCTGGCAGAACACATTGGTTCGAGCAGCGCCACTGGTCTTCACCGCGCTTTGCGTTGCAATTCCGGCACGGCTTGGCCTCGTCATCATCGGAGGCGAGGGGGCGCTGGTACTTGGTGGTTTTGCGGCGGCGTCCATCGCAATACCGATGGTGGGTTGGGCTCCTTCATTTTTGATGCTCCTGGTGATGTTTCTAGCGGCAACGATTGCAGGCGGTGTCTGGATCGGACTGGTCGGGGCACTTCGGCACTATCGGGGTGTCAACGAAACGATCGCGTCGTTGCTGATGTTCTATATCGCCGTTTCGATCCTGAACTTCTTTGTTGAGGGTGCACTGCGCGACCCCTCTGACCCGAACAAGCCCTCGACCAAACCAATCGGCTCGGAAAACATGATCGGTGCCATACCAGGAACGGATGTTCACTGGGGACTGCTCGTCGGCATTTTGCTTTGTATTGCGCTATTTCTGGTCATGAACCGCACCACTTTCGGCTTTGCCGCCCAGATTGCGGGGGGCAATTTGCGAGCAGCGCAAGCGCAGGGACTCCCCGTTGGCAAGCTGATGGTTGTCGCCTGCATGATTGCCGGAGCCAGTGCAGGTATTGCCGGATTTTTTGAAGTTGCAGCCATTCACGGCAAGGCCAACGCGTCGCTGATCGCCGGATATGGTTTCACAGGAATCCTTGTTTCGTTCCTTGCGCGGCACAATCCGCTGGTGATCGTGCCGGTTGCCATCTTCCTGGGCGGGATTGCCGCCTCCGGCGGTCTTGTCCAGCGGCGCATGGATCTTCCCGATGCCACGGTCCTGGTTCTCCAGGGCCTATTGTTCATCGTCATCCTCGTCTCGGAAACGTTTTACGGCCGGTTTCAGATATTCAGACCGAAGGGAGAAGCGGCATGA
- the atzF gene encoding allophanate hydrolase — MFDLPFTLTSLEAAYEDGMKPRDIIEEVYRRIDTIGDPGIFIHLIDISEVIEAAEALGDYDPAKPLWGVPFVAKDNIDVAGKPTTAGCPAYEYSASEDAFVIAKLRAAGALLVGKTNLDQFATGLVGVRSPYPPPKNSVDPALVPGGSSSGSAVAVGHGIVSFSLGTDTAGSGRVPGALNNIVGLKPTLGALSASGVVPACRTLDTVSIFALTVEDAYAVFQVTAKYDDKDAYARKTGAAPLAHVPSNLKIGVPDTATIEFCGDKVQERSFADTVALLKANGAEIVEIDFTPFYDVADMLYEGAWVAERHTVIEDLMRDTPEVVHPVTREVVGKALGLSATDAFRGMYKLKELARKTEKVLADVDLLCVPTMPTFFSVADLEADPIKPNSLNGTYTNFVNLLDMCGLAVPVSARSDGKPGNVTLLAQAGRDSFLASIGSRLERLAPHTLGATGWALPLSPDASSYPQDDELAIAVCGAHMSGMPLNHELVSRGARFLEATTTSNAYALYALAGGPPKRPGLVKARAGAGNTIALEVWALPSSQVGSFLAGIPAPLGLGKVELADGRMVTGFICEASGIAEAEDISHLGSWREFVASGSPSAAVVSAEQLHAK, encoded by the coding sequence ATGTTCGACTTGCCCTTTACACTCACTTCGCTCGAGGCGGCGTATGAAGACGGGATGAAACCTCGGGACATCATCGAGGAGGTCTATCGGCGGATCGATACAATTGGTGACCCCGGCATATTCATTCACCTGATCGACATAAGCGAAGTCATTGAAGCGGCCGAAGCCTTGGGGGACTACGATCCGGCGAAGCCTCTTTGGGGCGTGCCCTTTGTCGCCAAGGACAATATCGACGTGGCCGGCAAGCCGACGACGGCAGGTTGTCCAGCCTACGAATACTCAGCGAGCGAAGACGCATTCGTGATCGCGAAGTTGAGGGCCGCCGGGGCGCTTTTGGTTGGCAAGACCAATCTCGACCAATTTGCCACCGGACTTGTTGGCGTTCGCTCTCCCTATCCACCGCCCAAGAATTCGGTAGATCCGGCACTGGTGCCAGGCGGGTCTTCATCAGGATCTGCGGTCGCTGTCGGTCATGGCATCGTGAGTTTCTCACTCGGAACAGACACGGCCGGCTCCGGCCGGGTACCGGGCGCTCTGAACAACATTGTCGGGCTGAAGCCCACCCTCGGGGCGTTGTCCGCCTCGGGCGTGGTTCCCGCTTGCAGAACGCTGGATACCGTTTCGATTTTTGCGCTGACCGTTGAAGACGCATATGCGGTCTTTCAGGTAACCGCAAAGTACGATGACAAGGATGCCTATGCCCGGAAAACCGGCGCTGCTCCGCTGGCGCATGTGCCGTCGAACCTGAAAATCGGCGTGCCGGACACCGCGACGATCGAGTTTTGTGGCGACAAGGTTCAAGAGCGGTCTTTTGCAGATACTGTTGCGCTTTTGAAGGCCAACGGTGCGGAAATCGTCGAAATTGATTTCACGCCGTTTTATGACGTGGCCGACATGCTTTACGAAGGCGCGTGGGTCGCCGAGCGCCATACCGTTATCGAAGACCTGATGCGCGATACGCCCGAAGTCGTGCATCCCGTTACCAGGGAAGTGGTTGGCAAGGCACTTGGTCTTTCGGCAACAGATGCATTTCGTGGCATGTACAAGTTGAAGGAACTCGCACGGAAGACCGAGAAGGTGCTTGCGGATGTTGATCTTCTGTGTGTGCCGACCATGCCGACATTCTTTTCGGTCGCGGATCTGGAAGCCGATCCTATCAAGCCGAATTCCTTGAACGGCACCTACACGAACTTTGTCAATCTCTTGGATATGTGCGGCCTTGCAGTGCCGGTTTCAGCGCGTAGCGACGGCAAACCGGGCAACGTAACACTGCTCGCACAGGCGGGGCGGGACAGTTTTCTGGCATCCATCGGGTCCAGGCTGGAACGCCTCGCGCCACATACGCTCGGCGCTACCGGGTGGGCTTTGCCGCTGTCACCTGACGCAAGCTCGTATCCGCAGGACGATGAGCTCGCAATTGCCGTTTGCGGTGCGCATATGTCCGGTATGCCGCTCAATCACGAACTGGTTTCCAGAGGTGCCAGGTTTCTCGAGGCAACAACGACGAGCAATGCCTATGCGCTCTACGCGCTTGCGGGCGGGCCGCCGAAGAGGCCTGGATTGGTCAAGGCGCGTGCTGGGGCGGGCAACACCATTGCGCTTGAAGTTTGGGCACTTCCCAGTTCGCAAGTGGGAAGTTTTCTGGCTGGAATCCCGGCGCCGCTTGGGCTCGGAAAGGTCGAGCTTGCCGATGGCCGCATGGTCACCGGCTTTATCTGTGAAGCCAGTGGAATAGCGGAGGCTGAAGACATTTCGCACCTCGGCAGTTGGCGCGAATTCGTCGCAAGCGGCAGCCCGTCAGCTGCAGTTGTAAGTGCAGAGCAATTGCACGCTAAGTAG